From Micromonospora rhizosphaerae, the proteins below share one genomic window:
- a CDS encoding APC family permease: protein MFELLKRLLVGTPLRTDRLGEQLLSKRIALPVFASDPLSSVAYATQEILLVLTLGGLAYLYLAPWIGLAVIVLLAVVVLSYRQVVRAYPSGGGSYEVATRNLGPSAGLVVAGALLVDYIMTVAVSVAAGVDNIISAFPDLNPWRVPINLGFIALLTAMNLRGVRESGRIFAVPTYLFVLGVLVLVVTGFVRIAFGDTPLAESAAWSVAPEPGHANLTGLALLFLALRAFSSGCTALTGAEAISNGVPAFKAPKGENAARTMLAMGALSITMFGGITALALIAKVHYVENTCDLVGYPGDCATSAQRTVIAQLAAAIFGGTSSPMFFYIQAVTALILILAANTAFNGFPLLGSILAEHRYLPRQLHTRGDRLAFSNGILLLALVAGALIYAYKGSVTSLIQLYILGVFTSFTLSQTGMVRHWNRLLRTERDPGRRRHMHRSRLINAFGAVFTGLVLVIVTITKFTHGAYLVVIAIPVLFAMMRAIRRHYDRVATELAPEPGGMVLPSRIHAVVLVSRLHRPTIRALAYARATRPDTLTALTVAITPEEVRQLQTEWDEHDIRVPLTIVDSPYRDITGSALAFIDSLRKEHPRDLIIVYIPEYVVGRWWEHVLHNQSALRLKARLLYQRGVMVTSVPWQLESSRSEPEIRTPAQVGR, encoded by the coding sequence GTGTTCGAACTCTTGAAGCGCTTGCTGGTCGGCACGCCGCTGCGCACCGACCGGCTCGGCGAGCAGTTGCTGTCCAAGCGGATCGCGTTGCCCGTCTTCGCTAGTGACCCGCTTTCCTCGGTCGCATACGCCACGCAGGAGATTCTGCTGGTCCTGACGCTGGGTGGGCTGGCCTATCTGTACCTGGCTCCGTGGATCGGGTTGGCAGTCATCGTGCTGCTGGCGGTGGTGGTCCTCTCCTACCGGCAGGTCGTGCGGGCGTACCCGTCCGGCGGCGGCTCCTATGAGGTGGCGACCCGGAACCTCGGCCCGTCAGCCGGGCTGGTGGTGGCGGGTGCTTTGCTGGTCGACTACATCATGACGGTGGCGGTGTCCGTGGCCGCTGGCGTGGACAACATCATCTCCGCGTTTCCCGACCTCAACCCGTGGCGGGTGCCGATCAACCTGGGCTTTATCGCGCTGCTCACGGCGATGAACCTGCGGGGCGTACGCGAGTCCGGCCGGATCTTCGCTGTGCCGACCTATCTGTTCGTCCTCGGCGTGCTGGTCCTGGTCGTCACCGGTTTCGTCCGGATCGCGTTCGGGGACACGCCGCTGGCCGAGAGCGCCGCCTGGTCCGTCGCGCCCGAGCCGGGACACGCCAACCTGACCGGCCTGGCCCTGCTGTTCCTGGCGCTGCGTGCCTTCTCGTCGGGCTGCACTGCGCTGACCGGCGCGGAGGCGATCTCCAACGGCGTGCCAGCGTTCAAGGCGCCCAAGGGCGAAAACGCGGCCCGCACGATGCTCGCCATGGGCGCGCTGTCGATCACCATGTTCGGCGGCATCACCGCCTTGGCGCTCATCGCGAAGGTGCACTACGTGGAGAACACCTGCGACCTCGTCGGCTACCCCGGCGACTGTGCCACCTCGGCGCAGCGGACCGTCATCGCGCAGCTCGCGGCGGCCATCTTCGGCGGCACCAGCTCGCCCATGTTCTTCTACATCCAGGCGGTCACCGCCCTGATCCTCATCCTGGCGGCGAACACGGCCTTCAACGGCTTCCCGCTGCTCGGCTCGATCCTAGCCGAGCACCGCTACCTGCCCCGTCAGCTGCACACCCGGGGCGACCGGTTGGCGTTCTCCAACGGCATCCTGCTGCTGGCGCTGGTCGCCGGCGCGCTGATCTACGCGTACAAGGGCTCGGTCACCAGCCTTATCCAGCTCTACATCCTCGGCGTGTTCACCTCGTTCACACTGTCGCAGACCGGCATGGTCCGACACTGGAACAGGCTGCTGCGCACCGAACGCGATCCTGGACGACGGCGGCATATGCACCGCTCCCGGCTGATCAACGCGTTCGGCGCCGTCTTCACCGGCCTCGTCCTGGTCATCGTCACCATCACCAAGTTCACCCACGGCGCGTACCTCGTGGTGATCGCGATCCCGGTGCTGTTCGCGATGATGCGGGCGATCCGCCGCCACTACGACCGCGTGGCCACCGAGCTGGCACCGGAACCGGGCGGCATGGTGCTGCCCAGCCGCATCCACGCGGTGGTACTGGTCTCCCGCCTGCACCGGCCGACGATCCGGGCGCTCGCCTACGCCCGCGCGACCCGGCCGGACACGCTCACCGCGCTGACCGTGGCGATCACTCCAGAGGAGGTGCGCCAGCTGCAGACGGAGTGGGACGAGCACGACATCCGGGTGCCGCTGACCATCGTGGACTCCCCATACCGGGACATCACCGGGTCCGCGCTGGCCTTCATCGACAGTCTGCGCAAGGAGCACCCGCGTGACCTGATCATCGTCTACATCCCCGAGTACGTCGTCGGCCGCTGGTGGGAGCACGTGCTGCACAACCAGTCGGCGTTGCGGCTGAAGGCCCGACTGCTCTACCAGCGGGGCGTCATGGTGACCAGCGTGCCGTGGCAGCTGGAGTCCAGCCGCAGCGAGCCGGAGATCCGTACTCCAGCCCAGGTCGGCCGATAA